In the Pontibacillus sp. HMF3514 genome, ATCCTTGCATAGGCTATGGCACACACAGGGTGTGAGCCTAAAAGGATGGTGAGCCAGTTTGGAGTTAACCGTTACACATTGGTTGTATGCGATTATTACGCTTTTAATTATTGTTACAATGGTGTTCCGCAAAGGGGTTGTGCTCCCTACATTACTCGGTACGTTTATCATTGCATGGGTTTATAAGGGAGATCTTGTCGGTGGATTTACCGCTGTATTTAATGCAAACCTTGTAGCCGCTAAAGAGCTCTTCAACATTTTCTTGATCATTACGTTTATGGTGGCTTTATTACAAGCATTAAAAGATTTAGGTGCAGACCGCAGAATGATTCAACCCATTCAGCCGGTTATGAAAAATGGACATATCGCTTATTTCGTACTTGTCGGCGTCACATATGTCATATCTTTATTTTTCTGGCCGACACCAGCTGTTCCGTTGATTTGTGCGCTTTTAGTGCCTGCTGCTGTGAGAGCCGGATTACCAGCCATGATGGCAGCGATAGCAGTTGCTTTAGCAGGGCAAGGGATGGCTTTATCATCAGACTATATCATGCAAGTTGCTCCTGGGTTATCAGCAACTGCAGGGGGAATTGACAAGGAAATGATTGTAGATAAAGCCCTTGTTTTATCCCTTGTAACAGGATTTGTAGCGATTGGTTTAGCTTATCTCATGAATAAAAAGACGATTCGTAAAAAGGGAGACCCTAGAATCGAGCCAGAGTTGCAGTCACTTCAAGGATTAGGAAATGAAGAGACAACTCGTGAGCCCCAGAACAATGGCATTGGATTTTGGAGTAAGCTGTTTGCTGTATTAGTTCCGTTATCTATGCTATCGGTTATGGTATTTATGATTTCAACGAAACTTGGAACAGGTCGCATGGGTGGTTTTGAAGGAGGAGATGGAGCCGCATTTATTGGTGGGGTAGCTGTCATTTTGTTATTATTAGCTACCGTTGCTTTCGGCCGTCACAATGCACTTGATTATATTAGTGAACACATAACAGATGGGTTCGTGTTTGCTTTTAAAGCAATGGGTCCTGTAATCCCGATTGCTGGATTCTTCTTTTTAGGTAGTTCTGATTTTGCAGGTTCTATCTTATCATTAGGAGATGAAACGGCCCCTGCATTCTTGTTCGATCTGGTTCAAGCATCACAAGAAATTCTGCCACAAAGTACAGTATTGGCTGCCTTTAGTGTGTTGATTATAGGGATTATCACTGGGCTTGATGGTTCAGGGTTCTCAGGGTTACCTCTAACAGGTGCTTTATCAGGTGCACTTGCGAGTGGAGGAATGGATCCAGCGACACTAGCAGCAATTGGACAGATGGGATCGATCTGGACGGGTGGAGGTACTATCATCGCATGGTCATCCATGATTGCCATCGCAGGATTCTGTGGGGTACCTGTCATGGACCTCGTACGGAAAAACTTCATTCCGGTAATGTTGGGGTTATTAGCAGCAACGTTATTTGCGGTATTGATATGGTAAAAGATAAATAAGGACACATGTAAGGAAGTGTATGTAACCACATAGGATTATTCAATAGAATCCTATGTGGTTTTTATTGTGGGGACTAATACTTATTCAGTTATATGGCAGGATTGTTGAAGACTTGAAACTGAGAGGAGTCCGTTGCTATTGGGTAATTTGTTGCGGTCAGTGAAACGGCAAGCCTGTTGTTGCCCCACACGACGTGGGGTAGTTCTACGTTGCCACATGATGTGGCGGTTTTAGTAGAACCTCCATTGTATAGCCTAGCCTCCTCGTTCCTGCGGGGTCTCGTCTTGCCTTTGCTACCACGACAGTTTGCCGTTTCCTTCCCTCCACGCGATTATGGAAACTAACGGACCATAATTTTGCTATCCCACCTCATGTTGGTTGGAAATCATATTCAGAGAAGTTGTTCAGAGCCTTGTCATGATAGGGTTATACTACCTGGAAACAGAACACCTCATCCCAGAACTAAGGCGGTTCCGTTAATCTCCATTCGGCTAAGGCGGGCTGTGGAACGGGTTGACTCCTCCGGTAGAAAGGGCGAGCGAGATCCCGCAGGAACGAAGTGACGAGGAAGCTCGATCGGTCTTCCGGGGAAAGCAACCCGTTCCACAGCCCGCCGATCTGCACAAAAGCAACGGAACCATACGCACATTATCTCGAAACCAAGTCTTCCACATAAGGGGGCTTTAATGGAAGATCTAATTAAGATCCCAATATGTTTTTCTATGAAAATCATGAAACATTATCGTATCATAAGACGTAGAAAGTATTGTGAATATGAGCAAGAGAGGATGAAGTGAGTTATGTTTAAAAAAATGATGGCTAGTTTAGGAATCGGAGCAGCTAAAGTAGATACACAATTAGAAAAAGAACGCTATACAGCAGGTGAGGAAGTTCGCGGGAAGGTTGTTATGCAAGGTGGCAGTGTTGAACAACAAATTGATCGCATCAACCTATTCTTGATGACAGAAGTTGTAAAAGAGGTTGATGATCGCAAGGTACGTGAGGATGAAGTGGTTCACCGATTCAATATCACAGATTCATTCACTTTAGGTGAAGGGGAAGAAAAGGAAATTGATTTTTCTTTCACCCTACCACTCGATACGCCAGCAAGCTTTGGACGTCTTCCAATCTGGTTTCAAACAGGTTTAGATATTCCGAATGCACTAGACCCACAAGATCGAGACTACATTCATGTTGACCCTTCAGAAAATGTTCAAACAGTCCTTACAGCTGTGCAGCATGAATTAGGATTCAAGCTACGAAAAGTTGAAATGGAATATGCGCGCAACTATCAAATCGTACAGGAATTTGAATTCCAACCTGGAGGGAAGTTCCGTAGTGATTTAGATGAATTAGAAATTCTATTCTTCCCTAAGTCGGAAGGATTGGAGCTTTTCATTCAAGTGGATCGCCGTGCTAAAGGATTAGGTGGATTATTATCTGAAGCCTTAGACACTGATGAAAGCCATGTAAGAACGCACCTTTCTAATCAAGAACTTGCAGAAGGTGAAGAGGCAATCGCAAGTAAACTTGAACAATTAATTGAACGTTTTTCAAACTAAGCCCCACACAAAATAAAGCTAGAGCAGATTTAAATAATCTGCTCTAGCTTTTTCAATTATCTAGGAAATTATAAAATTGGTGGCTTGTGTATAACTCATTTATGAGAGCGTGGCCACGTCCAGCTCCAGCGCCCAGCAACGAATGGACTTGGGTCCACACGACGTGGGTCAGATAGACGTTGTCACAAGACGTGACGAACTTGGGCCTACAGGAAGTAGGTCAGATCGGTGTTGTCACAAGATGTGACGAAATTAACCGATCTTCCTTATTCCTTTCTCCGTTCGATAAGTCAACATCAAATTGCTTCACAAATTGTGTTTCTTTTACACATTTGATGACATGAAATTTTAGCGAAGGAGTGTTTCGACGTAGTTAAAATTTCTAGGTTAAAGTACCTCGGCAACTAAGCTTCAGTCTGCGCCTATTGGCTTGCCAATCAGCAAGTTTAGTTAATCTCACTACGAGCTCAGTCCAGTCCCTTCGTTGCTAAACGTGCGCTTGCGCTTTTATTCTTATACTGGTATTCGTTCTTTCTTCCCCATAACCTCTAAAAATACTTCAGCAAAATATGGGTCCCACTGTGTACCTTTACCTTCTTCAATGATCTGCAATGCTTTTTCAGAAGACATTCCTGTTCGGTAAGGACGGTCTGAAGTCATTGCATCATAGGCATCAGCTACAGCCATGATACGTCCGAATAAAGGGATGTTATCTCCGCTTAAGCCTTCCGGATATCCTTTTCCATCATACCGTTCGTGGTGGTATTTTACCCCAGGTAACAAAGGTTGCAAGTCTTGAGGTAAGTTCACCTGTTCCAGAATATTTGCCCCTATGACAGGGTGTTGTTTAATTTGTTCAAATTCATATTCATCTAGTTTGCCATCTTTGAGTAACACGTCATCCCGTATGCCGATTTTACCAATGTCATGCAAGAGAGCAGATTTTCTTAAGAGGTCTACCATTTCCGATGAAAAATCTGCCTTTTGAGCAATCATAACACTGTAGTCTGCAACACGTTGAGAGTGTCCTGCTGTGTATGGATCTCGTGCATCAAGTGTAGCGGCAAAAACAGTAAAGAAGCTTTCAAGAAGTTGTTCATTACGTTGGTCACGGTCTTGTATACCAGAGACCATGTGGTTAAATCCTTGTACAAGTTGTGAAAACTCATCTGAATATGTATTCTCCATATGCTCAAAGTCTCCATTTCGAACCTGATTTAACCCATCACGCAAAGCATTGATAGGTTCTTCGATATTCTTGTAAACGAGCAAGGCTCCGCTAAGAGAGATTGCTAGAATCACGATTAGAATCATGGATGCCCAATTCCAATAATTCTGAAGAATATCTGTCTGGTTTTCAGCTAATCGTATTTGGGAAGCAAGAATGAACAAAACTATTGGAAATACTGCCGTAAATACAGATGTAACAAGAAGCTTTTTACGGATGCTCAAAAAGTAAGACTCATCAATGGAAAAATGACTCCCATATAGCTTCTTTGTACGAGCTGTAATATGTGATATTAGGGGCTTAACCGTTTGATAGGTTAGAAAAAATTCGATTAAAGCATGCATGACAGCTATTAAAGCAGCTCCAGCCCAAGCTAACAAGATATAATAATAAGGTAATTGAACAATATTAAAATAAATTAAAAAGGTTGTTAAGGACGAAGCAGGCACAGAAAGTCCAAAAAGGTGAGGGAGCAAAATGCGCTTAACGGTTAAAATCGGAAATCGGTGAGCTCTAATATACCCTTTTTCTAACTCTGTTATGGTTGGTGAAGATGTTTGGACAATCGTTTTGATAGGTCTAATATGTTTTTGGAATACGATAAATTCACAAGTAAGCATACAAAAAACAGATAGAGCCATAACAATTAATAAAGCAGTAATTTCTTGAGTACTTAACGTTAGTGTGTGAAAGATAAAAATACTCCCAACACCAAACACGGCAATAAAAGATCCGAGTATATAGTTGAGGAGCATTCTTCGTTGGAACGTGTTGAGAATAGGCATATAAAACACCTCTTTGTAGTTTAAAAGTACTAGTCCTTCCATTATAGCAAATTTAAAGCTAGATTGGTTGAAAATGTATTGACGTAGCCACTTAATTTTATTAGTATCAAATTAGATGAACATCGAATTAGGAGGTGTGGGGAATGCAATTAGATAAACTTGTTCATTTTCATAAGGCTTTAGGTGATCCAACAAGGATTCGAATTATTTCATTATTAAAGCAAGGTCCACTTCATGGTCAGGCTATAGCGAATAAACTTGGGTTAAAACCTCCTACGATCACACATCATGTTGCGAAATTACGAGATACCGGACTGGTTTACCAACGTCGAGATCGAAACACAATTTATTTTTATTTGGACCATAAGAAACTCGAAGTTAATGCAAATGCGATATTAAAAATAGGGGAGGAAACAAGAGTGACTCAAGAAATGCAAGTTGAGGAAAAAGATAAACTATCCATTATTAAAAATTTTTTCGATGCAGATGGAACTTTAAAGCAAATTCCAAGCCAGCAAAAGAAGAAACTTGTAGCCCTTGCATACATGATTCGTCAATTACAACCTGGTAAAACCTATAATGAAAAAGAAATAAATGAATACATCAAACAATATCATGAAGACTTTGCTACGATTCGACGCGAATGGGTTATGCATCACTTTATGTATAGGGAAAATGGTCAGTATGAGCTTAACCCAAAAGAAATGTGGCCTGTGGTATTTTAAGACGCATACAATCGACCTCCGTTTTTTTACTCATTCTAATTTGATGCTTATCTAAATTCCTGAGACCAACCTATCATTTTGTCGAATTATGTATTGAAAATTCTGAATTTTTATATGATAATAGATAAAAGGGATAAAGAGAGACCCCAGAGGAGGCGACATGTATTGACCTTCAAAGTGATTGCATACTACAACCGGGCCACAAAGATAAGTTTTGAGAAGCCAAGTCCTACAAGGGAAGAACTTGTGTTTTATGATTATGATGCCGCCAAACGTTTTGTGAGTCGCTTAAAGGATGATTGGGTCTACAGTCGTTATCGTTTCCAGATTGTTAATGTACATGGGGAGTTGGTCCCTCCGACAACTAGAGTTGAACCTTCAAGATCGTTAGTTTGTCAGTAAACATAAGATTTTAAGACGGAAGAGCATATGCTTTCCGTCTTTTTTATCGTCAAAGAAATTATAAAATATATAGCTTTTATGGCTAAGCTTTAATTAGAATTGGGCCCCAACCAGCTCCAACGTCCAATAAATAGTATCCTTTTTGCCGCTATTGTTCTTTACTTTAATACATTTTGTAATACATCAACGTGTTGACGGTCCTCATCTAGAATAGATTCTACGATTCTTTTGCTTTCCGGATCTAAGTCTCCTTTTACAATTTCCTCAGAAACCTCTACTCCATAATATCCTTCTCCTTTAAGAGCGGATTGTAATATACCTTGAGTGTCATTTGGAGCAGTTACACGGCTGATAATTCCTTGGATAGAACCAACGAACCCTTCATCATCAACAGGGGTACCACCTAAATCCTGAATGCGTTCAGCAATCTTTAAAGCATGTTGTTTATGGTCCTGTTGAATTTGTTGCAACAGCCCTTTAACTTCAGGATCTCCTGCTCGTTGAATAAGATGCTCATAAGCATGAATACCCATATATTGTCCTTTCAAAAACGCATTTAATTCTTTTACAACGTCTTGATTCATGATTCATCACCTCACTCGATAGTTTGGCATGAACATTCAAATTTATTCCTAGCGAAAAGGTATTTCAATGCAAACATAGAAGTATTAACAAGATCAAACATTAATGAAAGCAGGGAATTTTAATGACGAGTCAACTATCCCCCATGTTCAATTCGAACAAAAAGCTTCATCCTTCTTTTGAATCGTTATATCAATACGTAGACGAACATGGAGAAATAAATGGCGCTACAGCATCAGCGGTTTATGTTTTGAAGGGAAATACTATTGTTGGTGAATGGTATAAAGGGTATCATGACCAAACTCATACAAGAGAGGTCCAACCGAATTCACGGTTTAATGTTTTCTCAGTACGAAAAAGTTACATAGGCTTAGCTTTATCCATTTGCATACATAGAGGATTTATTAACGATTTAGATGATGAAGTATTTGATTATGTACCAATGGAAGCTGCAAAAGGCATTAGATTTCGGCACATCGTAACGCATACTCATGGATTAGATTTTGAGGAGGGGGGTTATAAAAAGCTTTTTGAACCAGGGACTGACTGGGTTTATAACGGAGCAGGTTTAGAGCTATTGTATCAAGCTATCTTCAATGCAACAGGACAAACTGTAGCAGAGGTTTTAAGAGAAAATGTTTTCAACCAATTATCTATGAAGGAGACCGGGTGGTTGTCGGAACCAAATCCTGAACTAGTTCGTGACATTTTGGATGATAATAAAGAAAGTTTACGACTAGGCGACTTATCAGGTAATGAGAAAAATTTATATGTGAGTGCTAGAGATTTAGCTTTTTGGGGCTACCTTCAATTAAATAAAGGT is a window encoding:
- a CDS encoding ferritin-like domain-containing protein; its protein translation is MMNQDVVKELNAFLKGQYMGIHAYEHLIQRAGDPEVKGLLQQIQQDHKQHALKIAERIQDLGGTPVDDEGFVGSIQGIISRVTAPNDTQGILQSALKGEGYYGVEVSEEIVKGDLDPESKRIVESILDEDRQHVDVLQNVLK
- a CDS encoding metalloregulator ArsR/SmtB family transcription factor — its product is MQLDKLVHFHKALGDPTRIRIISLLKQGPLHGQAIANKLGLKPPTITHHVAKLRDTGLVYQRRDRNTIYFYLDHKKLEVNANAILKIGEETRVTQEMQVEEKDKLSIIKNFFDADGTLKQIPSQQKKKLVALAYMIRQLQPGKTYNEKEINEYIKQYHEDFATIRREWVMHHFMYRENGQYELNPKEMWPVVF
- a CDS encoding serine hydrolase, yielding MFNSNKKLHPSFESLYQYVDEHGEINGATASAVYVLKGNTIVGEWYKGYHDQTHTREVQPNSRFNVFSVRKSYIGLALSICIHRGFINDLDDEVFDYVPMEAAKGIRFRHIVTHTHGLDFEEGGYKKLFEPGTDWVYNGAGLELLYQAIFNATGQTVAEVLRENVFNQLSMKETGWLSEPNPELVRDILDDNKESLRLGDLSGNEKNLYVSARDLAFWGYLQLNKGCIGDEQRLPEEWFDLIRKSQNPDPSVPIPHHSLFWWIQKDRYPYSEIGENVPDESLQILGKSGCVCLAIPEYNAVVVRMYNKRGNPPGYDYLQDINGLGDLAISIFEKGGFTDDRKSK
- a CDS encoding HD-GYP domain-containing protein yields the protein MPILNTFQRRMLLNYILGSFIAVFGVGSIFIFHTLTLSTQEITALLIVMALSVFCMLTCEFIVFQKHIRPIKTIVQTSSPTITELEKGYIRAHRFPILTVKRILLPHLFGLSVPASSLTTFLIYFNIVQLPYYYILLAWAGAALIAVMHALIEFFLTYQTVKPLISHITARTKKLYGSHFSIDESYFLSIRKKLLVTSVFTAVFPIVLFILASQIRLAENQTDILQNYWNWASMILIVILAISLSGALLVYKNIEEPINALRDGLNQVRNGDFEHMENTYSDEFSQLVQGFNHMVSGIQDRDQRNEQLLESFFTVFAATLDARDPYTAGHSQRVADYSVMIAQKADFSSEMVDLLRKSALLHDIGKIGIRDDVLLKDGKLDEYEFEQIKQHPVIGANILEQVNLPQDLQPLLPGVKYHHERYDGKGYPEGLSGDNIPLFGRIMAVADAYDAMTSDRPYRTGMSSEKALQIIEEGKGTQWDPYFAEVFLEVMGKKERIPV
- a CDS encoding sporulation protein; the encoded protein is MFKKMMASLGIGAAKVDTQLEKERYTAGEEVRGKVVMQGGSVEQQIDRINLFLMTEVVKEVDDRKVREDEVVHRFNITDSFTLGEGEEKEIDFSFTLPLDTPASFGRLPIWFQTGLDIPNALDPQDRDYIHVDPSENVQTVLTAVQHELGFKLRKVEMEYARNYQIVQEFEFQPGGKFRSDLDELEILFFPKSEGLELFIQVDRRAKGLGGLLSEALDTDESHVRTHLSNQELAEGEEAIASKLEQLIERFSN